The following are encoded in a window of Fulvia fulva chromosome 7, complete sequence genomic DNA:
- a CDS encoding Oxidase ucsJ → MNGRTKLVSCRANSYYSTGATGFVGGQALHEIYHAARAHFEIAVLNRHVESEAKILKAFPKVRIVRGDLDAVELIESEAQNADVVFHLASTKHLRSAQAIANGLSDIRRSKPGYWVQMSGASMFSVPDIAKGTYGEPPSVFHDDLKDTDKILSIIRNNPARNVDHLVLDRDSSKVKTALIVGPLIYGTGQGPGNTRSIQVPEMTRVTLEKGEGFRVGAGKSVWSTIHVRDLGAVFGKLALAADEKQADACNENGVYCIESGKKAFGDIAELIAKEAHAQSLIKSAEVKTSLSADEANAAMPAGAVFWATNAVSVGERARKQLSWQPVHESLEDTIPDAVKLEAHRRTASSMV, encoded by the exons ATGAACGGACGAACAAAGCTTGTATCATGCAGAGCTAACAGCTATTATAGTACCGGGGCGACCGGCTTCGTGGGTGGGCAGGCTCTGCACGAGATCTACCACGCGGCACGTGCGCATTTCGAGATAGCTGTGCTGAACCGGCACGTGGAGAGCGAGGCGAAGATACTGAAAGCATTCCCGAAAGTCCGCATAGTACGAGGTGACCTCGACGCTGTTGAGCTCATCGAGTCGGAAGCTCAGAACGCTGATGTCGTCTTTC ATCTGGCAAGCACTAAGCACCTTCGAAGCGCCCAAGCCATAGCAAATGGCCTGTCCGACATCAGGCGCAGCAAACCTGGCTACTGGGTGCAGATGTCTGGCGCATCCATGTTCTCCGTCCCAGATATTGCCAAAGGCACATATGGCGAGCCTCCATCGGTATTCCATGACGACCTGAAGGATACTGACAAGATACTCTCCATCATTCGGAACAACCCAGCGCGGAACGTTGACCACCTTGTCCTTGATCGAGACTCGTCCAAGGTCAAGACTGCATTGATCGTTGGCCCGCTGATCTATGGCACCGGCCAGGGGCCAGGCAACACTCGCAGTATTCAGGTCCCCGAGATGACCCGTGTGACGCTCGAGAAGGGCGAGGGCTTCCGTGTCGGCGCTGGGAAGAGTGTCTGGAGCACGATCCATGTTCGCGATCTGGGCGCAGTATTCGGGAAGCTGGCACTTGCGGCAGACGAAAAGCAAGCAGATGCTTGTAATGAGAATGGCGTGTACTGCATTGAAAGCGGCAAGAAG GCATTTGGCGACATTGCCGAACTCATAGCCAAAGAAGCCCACGCGCAAAGCTTGATCAAGTCGGCTGAAGTAAAGACCAGCTTGAGCGCAGATGAGGCAAATGCAGCGATGCCCGCCGGCGCTGTCTTCTGGGCGACGAACGCTGTGTCAGTGGGTGAGCGTGCAAGAAAGCAGCTCTCATGGCAGCCTGTACACGAAAGCCTCGAGGACACAATACCTGATGCTGTGAAACTTGAGGCTCATAGAAGAACAGCTTCATCAATGGTGTAG
- a CDS encoding putative oxidoreductase virH produces MLSFLRAPHPQRTNNASKDLVIYENGTSSVHYHDKGHNNYMMTHTIPPTHPKEGPSIIQPPFHYHIYQTEKFHVQQGTANMYFGLNAKPSAVLSSKGGKSSAVLGPCRYHRFENASPSEVLKMDIQLDPEDYENEQRFFRNFFGYLDDCKRTKQAPSIFQLFVFLHSADTPLAIPLPNLPFMEMLGVYLSRLLLIAVAYFGMYGLGYQPTYPEYYDSNKSR; encoded by the coding sequence ATGTTGTCCTTCCTCCGAGCACCCCATCCTCAGCGAACAAATAACGCCAGCAAAGACCTGGTCATCTACGAGAATGGCACGTCTTCAGTACATTACCACGACAAGGGACACAACAACTACATGATGACACACACAATCCCTCCAACACATCCAAAGGAAGGACCTTCGATCATCCAGCCACCGTTCCACTATCACATCTATCAGACCGAGAAGTTCCATGTGCAACAGGGCACAGCAAACATGTATTTCGGCCTGAACGCAAAGCCAAGCGCTGTTCTGAGCTCGAAGGGAGGCAAGAGCTCAGCGGTCCTCGGACCTTGTCGATACCACAGATTCGAGAACGCTAGCCCTAGTGAGGTCCTGAAGATGGATATCCAGCTTGATCCTGAAGACTACGAGAATGAGCAGCGATTCTTCCGAAACTTCTTCGGGTATCTGGATGACTGCAAGAGAACAAAACAAGCTCCGAGCATATTTCAGCTGTTTGTATTCTTGCATTCTGCGGATACACCATTGGCCATACCACTTCCCAACTTGCCCTTCATGGAGATGTTAGGCGTGTATCTCAGCAGGCTGTTGTTGATAGCGGTGGCATATTTCGGAATGTACGGGCTTGGATACCAGCCAACGTATCCTGAATACTACGATAGCAACAAGAGCAGATAA
- a CDS encoding Oxidase FUB9, producing the protein MIRHNKPINPMLNRQGHILPGRNALQPQLHFRLTPQPLNGRVPIQARIIIEAFRFGGRLSSSCSRPDSRRLGHSIPRVGRIGCGIHSGSVQAWARRRRGECVTTAPVDGGNRRGSDIFKALALGASFCFVGRIPIWGLACNGQEGVELGLRILMQGLKLTMGLAGCRSIKDISRNHVTYLNSDGILAKL; encoded by the exons ATGATTCGACACAATAAACCCATCAATCCCATGCTCAATCGCCAAGGCCACATCCTCCCCGGACGTAACGCCCTTCAACCACAGCTGCATTTTCGTCTGACTCCTCAACCACTGAATGGCAGAGTCCCAATTCAAGCTCGGATCATAATCGAAGCTTTTCGGTTCGGTGGTAGATTGTCTTCGAGCTGTTCGCGGCCTGACAGCAGGAGGTTAGGCCATTCCATCCCTCGGGTAGGACGAATTGGTTGCGGTATTCATTCAGGCAGCGTCCAAGCATGGGCACGTCGACGGAGAGGGGAGTGTGTTACGACTGCCCCTGTTGATGGAGGTAATAGGAGGGGGAGTGATATTTTTAAGGCGCTTGCGCTGGGGGCGAGTTTTTGTTTTGTGGGGAGGATACCGATTTGGGGGCTTGCT TGCAATGGACAAGAAGGTGTTGAGCTCGGTTTGAGGATCCTGATGCAGGGACTGAAGTTGACGATGGGCCTTGCTGGATGTCGGTCGATCAAGGACATTTCGAGGAATCATGTAACATATCTGAATTCTGATGGCATCCTGGCCAAGCTGTAA
- a CDS encoding Trans-3-hydroxy-L-proline dehydratase — translation MPFSRPLNVVGCHAEGEVGNVVTGGVLDVPGANMHDKMMHFWTNNDGIRQLLLNEPRGRAAKCANIVLPPCNPLADAGFLIMESEDFEDTMCVTTVLLETGMLPTREPITKLNLDTAAGLVAVTAECESGKCKSVEFENAPSFVFELDHEVEVPGIGVIQVDIVYGGMIFAMVDAASIGILRAKITPVHPENPAIRGITNLVFTDPVTYTEGEKETRCVTVVMPGRFDRSPCGTGTCARLALLHARGELDVGEELVNYNSLTNSKFDSRIVQKTRVGKYDAIVPAVKGRAWVTGFKQEVLDSADPYPEGFRVADAWHSTRPASLVDDILEAHNNKAFNDH, via the exons ATGCCATTCTCGCGGCCACTCAATGTCGTGGGCTGCCATGCAGAAGGCGAAGTAGGAAACGTGGTGACTGGCGGAGTTCTGGACGTGCCAGGAGCTAACATGCATGACAAGATGATGCACTTCTGGACCAATAACGACGGTATACGCCAGTTGCTGCTCAACGAGCCAAGAGGCCGAGCAGCGAAGTGTGCCAACATCGTTTTGCCACCATGTAACCCTCTCGCCGATGCTGGCTTCTTGATCATGGAGAGTGAGGA TTTTGAAGACACGATGTGTGTCACAACAGTGTTGCTTGAGACGGGAATGCTGCCAACGCGCGAGCCGATCACCAAGCTGAACCTGGACACAGCCGCTGGACTGGTCGCAGTCACTGCAGAGTGTGAGAGTGGCAAGTGCAAAAGTGTGGAGTTTGAAAATGCGCCATCGTTCGTCTTCGAATTGGACCATGAGGTGGAAGTGCCTGGGATTGGTGTTATCCAGGTGGACATCGTCTATGGTGGCATGATCTTCGCCATGGTCGATGCAGCCTCGATCGGC ATATTGCGAGCAAAGATTACACCGGTCCATCCTGAGAATCCAGCAATCCGCGGCATCACGAATTTGGTTTTCACAGACCCCGTCACTTACACGGAAGGGGAAAAGGAGACCAGATGCGTCACTGTGGTAATGCCGGGACGGTTCGATCGCAGCCCTTGTGGCACAGGCACCTGTGCTAGACTTGCGCTTCTTCATGCCAGAGGAGAGCTAGACGTTGGCGAGGAGCTCGTCAACTACAACAGCTTGACTAACTCGAAGTTCGATAGCCGTATCGTACAGAAGACTCGAGTAGGCAAATACGATGCCATCGTGCCCGCCGTAAAGGGCCGAGCATGGGTAACTGGCTTCAAGCAGGAAGTCCTCGATTCGGCAGATCCATACCCTGAGGGTTTCAGGGTCGCCGATGCGTGGCACTCCACAAGACCAGCGTCACTGGTGGACGACATCTTGGAAGCTCATAACAACAAGGCATTTAACGATCACTAG
- a CDS encoding 4-hydroxy-tetrahydrodipicolinate synthase yields the protein MSPPTQALTGIHVAIITPFTPGNKSIDTASLSHHINRFMSAGVHGLVPGGSTGEFTVLSIAERKQLIEQCVKSAAGRVPVVAGIGDLSTESTVDLAKHAAQAGAAAAMVVPPSYDALDYEQLQEFLGEVHRESGLPIMYYNIPSASGIAGLSKARVKYMKDTSGNAPDLTDVLFTKHESITTFNGWDTLTFYGLAAGAKGSVWGATNIIPELSVALWNAVAVEGDLKKGREIWTKVFPVCRTPEEGNYAGAIKTGMELRGWKTGGLRKPFDLLKGEQRRKLAGVLRDAGVEVSE from the exons ATGTCTCCCCCAACCCAAGCTCTAACCGGCATCCACGTCGCCATAATCACCCCCTTCACCCCAGGCAATAAATCCATCGACACAGCCTCACTAAGCCACCACATCAACCGCTTCATGTCCGCAGGCGTCCACGGCCTCGTCCCAGGTGGCAGTACCGGAGAATTCACAGTCCTCTCCATCGCAGAGCGGAAGCAACTCATCGAACAATGCGTCAAGTCAGCAGCCGGCCGCGTCCCCGTCGTCGCAGGGATCGGCGACTTGTCGACCGAGTCGACGGTGGATCTTGCAAAGCATGCCGCGCAAGCGGGGGCTGCGGCAGCGATGGTGGTCCCGCCGTCTTATGATGCGTTGGATTATGAGCAGTTGCAGGAGTTTTTGGGGGAGGTGCATAGAGAGTCGGGATTGCCGATTATGTATTACAACATTCCGTCTGCTAGTGGG ATTGCGGGGCTGTCGAAGGCGAGAGTAAAGTATATGAAAGACACATCCGGCAATGCTCCAGATTTGACGGATGTGCTCTTTACCAAGCATGAGTCGATCACGACGTTTAACGGCTGGGATACCCTGACGTTCTACGGTCTGGCGGCTGGGGCAAAAGGGTCAGTATGGggagcgacgaacattatCCCGGAGTTGAGCGTGGCGTTGTGGAATGCTGTTGCGGTTGAGGGGGATTTGAAAAAGGGACGGGAGATTTGGACCAAGGTATTTCCGGTTTGTAGGACGCCCGAGGAGGGTAATTACGCGGGTGCGATTAAGACGGGGATGGAGTTGAGGGGATGGAAGACCGGTGGGTTGAGGAAGCCGTTTGATTTGTTGAAGGGAGAGCAGAGGAGGAAGTTGGCGGGTGTGTTGAGGGACGCTGGTGTTGAGGTTAGCGAGTAG